One window of Bacteroidales bacterium genomic DNA carries:
- a CDS encoding Hsp20/alpha crystallin family protein, which produces MTLVKFRNRDLFPTMFREFFDRDIFDAANAGFNDSTMPAVNIKEGKDDFVVEVAAPGMKKDDFKIELDNNMLMISSEKEDRREETKEGQYTRQEFSYRSFKRTFTLPSTIDEKDIKATYNDGILNIVLPKKEEAKEKPKRMIEIG; this is translated from the coding sequence ATGACATTAGTAAAATTCAGAAACAGAGATTTGTTCCCGACCATGTTCAGGGAATTTTTCGACAGGGACATTTTTGATGCAGCAAATGCAGGCTTCAACGACTCGACCATGCCGGCGGTAAATATCAAAGAAGGAAAAGATGATTTTGTGGTAGAAGTTGCTGCTCCGGGGATGAAGAAAGACGATTTCAAGATTGAATTGGACAACAACATGCTGATGATTTCCTCGGAGAAAGAAGATCGCAGGGAAGAAACCAAAGAAGGGCAGTACACACGCCAGGAGTTCAGCTACCGGTCGTTTAAACGTACGTTCACGTTACCGTCGACAATTGATGAAAAAGACATCAAAGCAACCTACAATGATGGTATTTTGAACATCGTATTACCAAAGAAGGAAGAAGCCAAAGAGAAG